A section of the Flavobacteriales bacterium genome encodes:
- a CDS encoding DoxX-like family protein — MNRSLLYKYSGFLVALVWFINGLVCKVFGLVPRHEMIVSQILGADYGPFLTVGIGFSEILMGVWVLSRVASKFNAVAQIVIVLTMNVLEFILVPDLLLWGRFNAMFAVLFVSFVYYREFKLNPK; from the coding sequence ATGAATCGGTCTCTTTTATACAAATACTCAGGCTTCTTGGTGGCGTTGGTCTGGTTTATAAACGGACTTGTTTGCAAGGTTTTCGGACTTGTTCCGAGGCACGAAATGATTGTCTCCCAAATTCTAGGCGCTGATTACGGTCCTTTTCTAACAGTAGGCATTGGCTTTTCAGAAATTCTAATGGGTGTTTGGGTTTTGAGCAGAGTGGCCTCAAAATTCAATGCTGTTGCTCAAATTGTCATTGTTCTTACAATGAATGTACTTGAGTTCATTCTGGTTCCAGACCTATTACTTTGGGGACGGTTTAACGCCATGTTTGCTGTATTGTTTGTGTCTTTTGTCTATTACCGCGAATTCAAATTGAACCCGAAATAG
- a CDS encoding DUF2071 domain-containing protein — protein MLDFLKDHPFAVNAYFDSSVVLTFAIPKEDLQPLIPECLRLDTFDDKWAFVAVAMVQTKGLRPKGFPKFLGNDFFLIGYRIFVRYTTRAGKNLRGLYIIKSETDRKKMEFFGNLFTHYNYSTTDIRSENTNGVLKIDSTKSDFELEVNVATEDAKLPLGSPFSDWKEARRFAGPLPFTFTYDESKKEVLIIEGVRQNWNPRPIEVLNQQFAYLDSLGLSSKQLANAFIITEIPYSWKKGRKEKWKG, from the coding sequence ATGCTTGACTTCCTAAAAGATCATCCGTTTGCGGTTAATGCTTACTTCGATAGTTCGGTGGTTCTCACGTTTGCTATTCCAAAAGAGGATCTACAGCCGCTCATTCCTGAATGCCTACGTCTTGACACGTTCGATGACAAATGGGCATTTGTTGCTGTAGCGATGGTTCAAACCAAAGGCCTTCGTCCAAAAGGATTTCCAAAATTCCTTGGAAACGATTTTTTTCTGATCGGCTATCGGATCTTCGTGAGATACACGACCCGTGCTGGAAAAAACCTTCGTGGTCTCTACATCATCAAATCAGAAACGGACCGAAAGAAAATGGAGTTTTTCGGTAATCTGTTCACCCATTACAATTATTCCACAACGGACATTCGCTCGGAGAACACCAATGGCGTTCTGAAAATCGACTCAACCAAATCAGATTTCGAACTTGAGGTGAATGTTGCAACAGAGGATGCTAAACTGCCGTTGGGATCGCCCTTTTCAGACTGGAAAGAAGCGAGGCGTTTTGCTGGTCCGCTGCCATTTACTTTTACCTATGATGAAAGCAAAAAAGAGGTTCTGATCATTGAAGGAGTAAGACAGAATTGGAACCCAAGACCAATTGAAGTGCTGAATCAGCAATTTGCATACCTAGACAGTCTCGGTTTAAGCAGCAAGCAGCTCGCTAACGCTTTCATCATCACCGAAATTCCCTACTCATGGAAGAAGGGACGAAAAGAAAAGTGGAAAGGATGA